The Armatimonadota bacterium genome segment CCTTCAGCGCACCGTACTGCTCTTTGTGCCGGGCGACGTCGAACGCCCGGACCGCATCCTCGATGGGGAACCGGTGCGTGATCATCGCTCCCACACGCACAACGCCCTCCGCGAGCAGGTCCAGCGCGGTCTGGAAGTCCTCGTACTGGTGATTGCTAGATGTGGTGACGATGCGCTCACCCGCAAGAGCGCCGTCTGAAAGGGAAAGGTCGCTCGCGCCGGCCATAAGCATGAGCGTACCACCCCGCGCCAGGCAGCCGAGGGCTGCCTGCTGCACCGCCGGATCCCCGGTTGTCTCGAAAATGCAGTCCGCGCCGCGCCCGCCCGTGGCCTCCCGGACGGCCTCTGCCACCGCCTCCGGCCCAATAGCGCCTGAGAGCGCCTGTTGCGCGCCCAACTCGGTGGCACAGGCCAGGGCGGCATCATACACATCCGCGACTACAGCCGCGCCAGCGCCGAATGCCCTTGCGGTTTGGAGGATCATCAGACCGATGGGGCCTGCTCCCCACACCGCAAGGCGCGCACCCGGATAGACTGACGCCCTGCGCACGGCATGCACCGCCACCGCAAGGCCATCCAGAAAGGTGGCTTCAGCACAGGAAAACCCGGCCGGCAGCCGGTAGATGAACTCGCTCCAGACCGGACACCATTCCGCCATTCCACCGGGGTTGAAAGTCTCCGTCTCCCAGCCCGCGCCATGGCCAAGGTGGGCAGTGGCAGCGCAGAGGCTCTCCCGTCCGCGGCGGCAGTCCAGGCATTGGCCGCAACCTTTGAAGGCCAGCGCGGTCACCGGGCTATCCGCGTGTTCCCCACCGATTTCGTGGCCGAGGATCATATTGGGTGGATTGGGTTTCTCAACCCCCAGCGTGTGCTTCGCCCAAGGGTTCTCGCCCTCGAAATACCGCAGATCGCTCCCGCAGATGCCGCAGGCGCGAACACGTACCAGTTCGGTGCCCTTGCGGGTCTCAGGAATGGGGACGTCCATGACCGCAAGATCACGCGGCCCGCGCAGAACTACTGCTTTCATAAGCCTTGCACCAGGGGGTACGCCTGTGCCGGGGTCGCACGGGCGCGGATGGTCAGGTACAGGCCAATTCCCCGCATGTGATGCAAATCCTCCAGCCACGGAGCGGGTCAGAACGGAAGGGGGAGCGAAACAGCGGTATTCTCGGGGCGTTGGGCAGAGGTCCGTCGCGAGTTAGCGCCCGGCCTCAAGGAAGACCCTCACCAGGCTCCGAATAGCCGGGGCTTGCGAGAGAGGGCGTGCTGCCGGTAGTGAGCCGGGCGTCGGGATCAAGCAGCCGCCGACCGGCGTAGTCCTCGAAAACATTGGGACTAAGAGCAGTCGCGTCCCGCCGGAAGTTGCTGGCGTAAGACATTCCGAACGAACTGGGTTCGCTGGGGGGTGCGACCGTGCGTCGGCCC includes the following:
- a CDS encoding zinc-binding dehydrogenase → MKAVVLRGPRDLAVMDVPIPETRKGTELVRVRACGICGSDLRYFEGENPWAKHTLGVEKPNPPNMILGHEIGGEHADSPVTALAFKGCGQCLDCRRGRESLCAATAHLGHGAGWETETFNPGGMAEWCPVWSEFIYRLPAGFSCAEATFLDGLAVAVHAVRRASVYPGARLAVWGAGPIGLMILQTARAFGAGAAVVADVYDAALACATELGAQQALSGAIGPEAVAEAVREATGGRGADCIFETTGDPAVQQAALGCLARGGTLMLMAGASDLSLSDGALAGERIVTTSSNHQYEDFQTALDLLAEGVVRVGAMITHRFPIEDAVRAFDVARHKEQYGALKVIVEP